A portion of the Lolium rigidum isolate FL_2022 chromosome 1, APGP_CSIRO_Lrig_0.1, whole genome shotgun sequence genome contains these proteins:
- the LOC124683278 gene encoding vesicle-associated membrane protein 727-like, with amino-acid sequence MNGGSSNKQTLIYSFVAKGSVVLAEHTAFSGNFSTIAVQCLQKLPPNSTRSTYSCDGHTFNFLVDRGFVFLVVAEEAVGRSVPFVFLERIKEDFMQRYGSSIDEEHPLADDADEDDFLFEDRFSIAYNLDREFGPRLKDHMQYCINHPEEISKISKVKAHLSDVKGIMMDNIEKILDRGEKIELLVGKTETLQSQADNFHRHGRELRRKMWLQNLRFKLMVGGAVAFLILILWLMVCRGFKC; translated from the exons ATGAACGGGGGCAGCAGCAACAAGCAGACGCTGATATACAGCTTCGTGGCCAAGGGCTCCGTGGTGCTGGCCGAGCACACGGCCTTCTCCGGCAACTTCAGCACCATCGCCGTGCAGTGCCTCCAGAAGCTGCCCCCCAACAGCACCAGGTCCACCTACTCCTGCGATGGCCACACCTTCAACTTCCTCGTCGACCGCGGTTTCG TGTTTCtcgtggtggcggaggaggcggtgggAAGGAGTGTGCCGTTTGTGTTCCTGGAGAGGATCAAGGAAGACTTCATGCAGCGCTATGGGTCCAGCATCGACGAGGAGCACCCGCTTGCTgatgacgcggacgaggacgactTCCTGTTTGAGGACAGGTTCAGCATTGCCTACAATCTTGACCGGGAATTCGG GCCAAGGCTCAAGGACCATATGCAGTATTGTATTAATCATCCAGAGGAAATAAGCAAGATCTCCAAGGTGAAAGCGCATCTTTCAGATGTTAAAGGAATCATGATGGATAACATTGAGAAG ATATTGGATCGTGGCGAGAAGATTGAACTTTTAGTTGGCAAGACAGAAACCTTACAGTCCCAG GCCGACAACTTCCATAGGCATGGCAGAGAGCTGAGGCGCAAGATGTGGCTTCAGAACCTGAGGTTTAAGCTGATGGTGGGTGGTGCCGTCGCTTTTTTGATCCTCATCCTTTGGCTGATGGTTTGCAGGGGCTTCAAGTGCTAG